A region of Sugiyamaella lignohabitans strain CBS 10342 chromosome A, complete sequence DNA encodes the following proteins:
- the GLR1 gene encoding glutathione-disulfide reductase GLR1 (Cytosolic and mitochondrial glutathione oxidoreductase; converts oxidized glutathione to reduced glutathione; cytosolic Glr1p is the main determinant of the glutathione redox state of the mitochondrial intermembrane space; mitochondrial Glr1p has a role in resistance to hyperoxia; protein abundance increases in response to DNA replication stress; GO_component: GO:0005737 - cytoplasm [Evidence IEA,IEA]; GO_component: GO:0005737 - cytoplasm [Evidence IDA] [PMID 14562095]; GO_component: GO:0005829 - cytosol [Evidence IDA] [PMID 23613772]; GO_component: GO:0005739 - mitochondrion [Evidence IDA] [PMID 14562095]; GO_component: GO:0005739 - mitochondrion [Evidence IDA] [PMID 14576278]; GO_component: GO:0005739 - mitochondrion [Evidence IDA] [PMID 16823961]; GO_component: GO:0005634 - nucleus [Evidence IDA] [PMID 14562095]; GO_component: GO:0005634 - nucleus [Evidence IDA] [PMID 23613772]; GO_function: GO:0050661 - NADP binding [Evidence IEA]; GO_function: GO:0050660 - flavin adenine dinucleotide binding [Evidence IEA]; GO_function: GO:0004362 - glutathione-disulfide reductase activity [Evidence IEA,IEA]; GO_function: GO:0004362 - glutathione-disulfide reductase activity [Evidence IDA] [PMID 19049979]; GO_function: GO:0004362 - glutathione-disulfide reductase activity [Evidence IDA] [PMID 7737505]; GO_function: GO:0016491 - oxidoreductase activity [Evidence IEA,IEA]; GO_function: GO:0016668 - oxidoreductase activity, acting on a sulfur group of donors, NAD(P) as acceptor [Evidence IEA]; GO_process: GO:0045454 - cell redox homeostasis [Evidence IEA]; GO_process: GO:0034599 - cellular response to oxidative stress [Evidence IMP] [PMID 8951820]; GO_process: GO:0006749 - glutathione metabolic process [Evidence IEA]; GO_process: GO:0055114 - oxidation-reduction process [Evidence IEA,IEA]; GO_process: GO:0010731 - protein glutathionylation [Evidence IGI] [PMID 20074363]): protein MAPSVSNAEHFNYLVIGGGSGGVASARRAAKYGAKVMLIEGNRLGGTCVNVGCVPKKVMWAASDLANKITHAKGYGFTAVDKEFSKQFDWHGFKAKRDAYVARLNDIYANNLTKEGVKYVFGWAKFADAKTVEVSLREGGTAYYTADHILVAAGGHPKVPDGIKNADLGITSDGFFELEQQPKDVAIVGAGYIGVELAGVFNGLGTNTHLLIRGETVLRAFDPMIQNAVTDNYVKHGVHVHKLFKFDPDTAIEKTANGRIKFTFTDKDSPNGQTIEVDQIIWTIGRAPLSDTLNVEVPGLKLDNKGKLECDEYQNTNVPNIYSLGDIASHAVELTPVAIAAGRRLSNRLFGPEKFAKDKLDYTNIPSVVFAHPEAGAIGLTEPQARETYGDENVKVYQSKFVSMYYAPLEAEQKDSTIYKIVVAGPEEKVVGLHIIGDSSAEVLQGFGVAVKMGATKADFDNCVAIHPTSAEELVTMT from the coding sequence ATGGCTCCTTCAGTATCGAATGCTGAACACTTCAATTACTTGGTAATTGGcggtggtagtggtggtgttgcCTCTGCTCGTCGTGCTGCTAAGTATGGCGCCAAGGTCATGTTGATTGAAGGCAATCGTCTTGGTGGTACTTGTGTCAATGTTGGCTGTGTTCCTAAGAAAGTTATGTGGGCCGCTTCAGATCTGGCTAATAAGATTACTCATGCCAAGGGTTACGGATtcactgctgttgacaaGGAATTCTCTAAGCAATTCGATTGGCATGGATTCAAGGCTAAGAGAGACGCCTATGTTGCTAGACTTAATGATATCTATGCCAACAATTTGACTAAAGAAGGTGTTAAATATGTGTTTGGATGGGCCAAATTCGCTGATGCTAAGACTGTCGAGGTCAGTCTTCGTGAAGGTGGTACTGCTTATTACACGGCGGACCATATTttggttgctgctggtggtcaTCCTAAGGTTCCTGATGGAATCAAGAATGCCGATTTGGGTATTACTTCTGATGGATTCTTTGAATTAGAACAGCAACCTAAAGACGTGGCTATTGTGGGTGCTGGATATATTGGAGTTGAATTGGCTGGTGTTTTCAACGGTCTTGGTACCAATACTCATTTGTTGATTAGAGGTGAGACTGTTCTTCGAGCTTTTGATCCCATGATCCAAAACGCTGTTACTGATAACTATGTCAAGCATGGCGTTCATGTTCATAAGTTGTTCAAGTTCGATCCTGACACCGCTATTGAGAAGACTGCTAATGGAAGAATCAAGTTCACTTTCACCGATAAGGACTCTCCTAATGGACAGACCATTGAAGTCGACCAGATTATCTGGACCATTGGCCGTGCTCCTCTTAGTGACACTTTGAATGTCGAGGTTCCCGGACTCAAGCTCGATAATAAGGGTAAACTCGAGTGTGACGAGTACCAGAACACCAATGTGCCCAATATCTACTCTCTTGGTGATATTGCTTCACATGCTGTTGAGTTGACTCCTGTagccattgctgctggccgTCGTCTTTCGAACCGTCTTTTCGGTCCCGAGAAGTTTGCTAAGGACAAACTCGACTACACCAATATTCCCTCTGTTGTGTTTGCACACCCTGAGGCCGGTGCTATTGGACTCACCGAACCCCAGGCTCGCGAGACCTATGGTGACGAGAATGTTAAGGTCTACCAATCCAAGTTCGTGTCCATGTACTACGCACCTCTCGAAGCCGAACAAAAGGACTCCACAATCTACAAGATCGTTGTCGCCGGTCCCGAAGAAAAGGTCGTTGGTCTCCACATCATCGGCGACTCCTCGGCCGAGGTCCTCCAAGGCTTCGGTGTCGCTGTCAAGATGGGCGCTACTAAAGCCGACTTCGACAACTGTGTCGCCATCCACCCTACCTCTGCTGAGGAGCTCGTCACCATGACTTAG